One genomic region from Cyanobium usitatum str. Tous encodes:
- a CDS encoding uracil-DNA glycosylase codes for MTTFTPAPPDSLGQLLLDCAACRRCDLAAERQQAVVSRGNPAARLMLIGEGPGAQEDSTGLPFVGRSGQLLDQLLAAAGIDSNRDAYVCNVVKCRPPANRKPKPMELVACRPWLDRQIALVNPAVILLLGATALEGVLGIKGGITSLRGQWHASEIEILQGRRLMPVLHPSYLLRFNSQAEGSPRALTAADFREVRRSFSG; via the coding sequence GTGACGACATTTACCCCTGCACCGCCCGATTCCCTGGGGCAGTTGCTGCTCGATTGCGCCGCCTGTCGCCGCTGTGATCTGGCCGCGGAGAGGCAGCAGGCGGTGGTGAGTCGGGGCAATCCCGCCGCTCGGCTGATGCTGATCGGCGAGGGACCTGGCGCTCAGGAAGACAGCACTGGCTTGCCTTTTGTCGGTCGCTCCGGCCAGCTGCTCGATCAGCTGCTGGCTGCCGCTGGCATCGACAGCAACCGAGACGCCTACGTGTGCAATGTGGTGAAGTGCCGCCCCCCCGCCAACCGCAAGCCCAAGCCCATGGAGCTGGTCGCTTGCCGCCCCTGGCTAGATCGCCAGATCGCTCTAGTGAATCCGGCCGTGATCCTGCTGCTGGGGGCCACGGCGCTGGAGGGGGTGCTGGGTATTAAGGGCGGCATCACCAGCCTGCGGGGCCAGTGGCACGCCAGCGAGATCGAAATTTTGCAGGGCCGGCGCCTGATGCCGGTCCTGCATCCCTCCTATCTGCTGCGCTTTAACTCGCAGGCCGAGGGCTCACCCCGCGCGCTCACGGCAGCGGACTTCCGGGAGGTACGCCGATCCTTTTCTGGTTAG
- a CDS encoding sensor domain-containing protein produces MPKASSPNAETSLVLELRRTLGRLDSALGQISEGLVLVNASGQVLWTNLSFDEFSGKTRLEILGVSLHSILPLNIVGDPILTLEQTRGGLLKTGLVTVIISDDPVCALEIEWRPVVTEVPNPLIFSFRDVSARISFDELQQKSQQIEEKWLSANKKYIDLQSKQLALAAKVMKCPVTGLPNRRGLRARMAAALRQLRRQPGSVTLLFCDLNRFKEVNDFYGHQVGDELLIEVGKRLQATLRPEDMLARLGGDEFVVLSPDIPTPMAAVQLAERLQALVSKPWTTQDYSILPSMTVGIASTDDSEVTVDELLRRADLAMYAAKANDERAITIYDNVIDDQVKRGILIKRQLQHAIDSDLLRVDFQPIVDLKSRDSIGFEALSRIRDFEGGWMSPIDFIPVAESVGLIDPLGDLVLRRCLAVLKLVNDITPDLLITINVSPLQICRDGLAGRMIALAERYEVDLSRLAVEVTESILIDRPQSAMRELHSLRAVGCRIYLDDFGTGYSSMSWLAQLPIDAIKIDRSFTAGLLNDPRRSVVVASMIRLSRDLGLDVIAEGVELEAQAEALLAMGCCKGQGFLFGHPAPFPQPAEALVS; encoded by the coding sequence ATGCCTAAAGCCTCCAGCCCAAATGCCGAAACATCATTGGTTCTGGAGTTGCGCCGCACCTTGGGGCGGCTTGATTCTGCCCTTGGTCAGATCAGTGAAGGACTCGTTCTAGTCAATGCGAGCGGCCAAGTATTGTGGACCAACTTATCCTTTGATGAATTTTCAGGAAAGACCAGGCTTGAGATTCTCGGAGTAAGTCTGCACTCCATTTTGCCACTCAATATTGTTGGTGATCCCATTCTCACCCTTGAGCAGACACGGGGGGGATTGCTAAAGACTGGTTTGGTTACTGTGATTATCAGTGACGATCCAGTTTGCGCTCTAGAAATCGAATGGCGTCCCGTGGTCACGGAAGTGCCTAATCCGTTGATATTCTCCTTTCGTGATGTGAGTGCCCGGATCTCATTTGATGAGCTGCAGCAGAAAAGCCAGCAGATCGAAGAGAAATGGTTGTCGGCTAATAAAAAGTACATAGATTTGCAGTCAAAACAGCTGGCCCTAGCGGCCAAGGTGATGAAGTGCCCGGTAACTGGCTTGCCCAATCGTCGCGGCCTGCGGGCCCGTATGGCAGCGGCACTGCGTCAACTTCGTCGTCAGCCCGGCTCGGTCACCCTGCTGTTTTGCGATCTAAACCGTTTTAAGGAGGTAAACGATTTCTACGGCCATCAAGTTGGTGATGAGTTGTTGATTGAGGTGGGAAAACGGCTCCAAGCCACCCTGCGTCCTGAGGACATGCTTGCCAGGCTGGGTGGGGATGAATTCGTGGTTTTGAGCCCTGACATCCCCACGCCAATGGCAGCGGTTCAGCTGGCGGAACGCTTGCAGGCTCTGGTTTCCAAGCCCTGGACTACCCAGGATTATTCGATTTTACCCAGCATGACTGTGGGTATTGCCTCTACTGATGATTCGGAAGTCACGGTAGATGAGTTGTTGCGCCGCGCTGATCTGGCGATGTATGCGGCTAAGGCTAACGATGAGCGCGCAATCACTATCTACGACAACGTGATTGATGATCAGGTTAAGCGGGGCATTTTGATTAAGCGTCAGTTGCAACATGCAATTGATAGTGATCTGCTGCGGGTTGATTTTCAGCCCATCGTCGACCTAAAGAGCCGGGATTCTATTGGTTTTGAGGCACTATCCCGCATTCGTGATTTCGAGGGTGGCTGGATGTCGCCAATCGACTTCATCCCAGTTGCCGAGAGTGTAGGCTTGATTGATCCGTTGGGTGATCTGGTATTGCGCCGTTGCTTGGCGGTGCTGAAATTGGTAAACGATATAACCCCTGATCTTCTAATTACGATCAATGTAAGTCCGCTGCAAATCTGCCGGGATGGGCTTGCGGGCAGAATGATTGCTCTGGCAGAGCGTTATGAGGTTGATCTCTCTCGCCTGGCTGTGGAGGTCACGGAATCCATATTGATAGATCGACCCCAATCCGCAATGCGCGAGCTGCACTCCCTGCGCGCCGTGGGTTGTCGCATATATCTAGATGACTTTGGTACCGGTTACTCGAGTATGTCCTGGCTTGCCCAACTGCCTATTGATGCAATCAAGATCGATCGTAGTTTTACGGCTGGTCTGCTGAACGATCCCCGTCGCAGCGTGGTCGTGGCTTCGATGATCAGGCTGTCTCGCGATCTTGGTCTGGATGTGATCGCCGAAGGGGTTGAGCTTGAAGCCCAGGCAGAAGCTCTACTGGCGATGGGCTGCTGCAAGGGGCAGGGCTTCCTGTTTGGTCACCCAGCACCCTTTCCCCAGCCAGCTGAAGCTTTAGTTTCCTAA
- a CDS encoding pyridoxal phosphate-dependent aminotransferase, with protein MTAAPTTTPALSARARALQPSLTLAIAARAKALKADGQDICSLSAGEPDFDTPAFIRQAATAALEAGHTRYGPAAGEPALRDAIAAKLSTENGIATTAQQVLVTNGGKQALYNLFQVLLEPGDELLLPAPYWLSYPEIAKLAGASVTMLPSSAAQGFRLDPAQLEAAITPASKLLVLNSPGNPTGMVLSRPELEAIAEVLRRHPQVAVVCDEIYEFLLAPGHVHHSFAAVAPDLADRVFTVNGFAKGWAMTGWRLGWLAGPQPVVAAASALQSQSTSNVCSFAQFGALAAIEAPRDCVHAMAAQFNERRSLLSAGLMAIEGLQLLAPEGAFYAFPDVSGFGLDSMTLCNRLLDEVGLAVVPGVAFGDDRCIRLSCAVGPATIEDGLERLQRFLAAL; from the coding sequence ATGACCGCCGCGCCCACCACCACTCCGGCCCTCTCTGCCCGGGCCCGGGCCCTCCAGCCCTCCCTCACCCTGGCCATTGCCGCCCGAGCCAAAGCCCTCAAGGCCGATGGTCAGGACATCTGCAGCCTCAGCGCCGGCGAACCTGATTTCGACACCCCGGCCTTCATCCGCCAGGCCGCCACCGCTGCTCTGGAGGCAGGCCACACCCGCTACGGCCCAGCCGCCGGCGAGCCTGCCCTGCGCGATGCCATAGCCGCCAAGCTCAGCACTGAAAACGGCATAGCCACCACCGCCCAACAGGTGCTGGTCACCAACGGCGGCAAGCAGGCGCTCTACAACCTGTTTCAGGTGCTGCTGGAGCCAGGCGACGAGCTGCTGCTGCCGGCGCCCTACTGGCTCAGCTATCCAGAGATCGCCAAGCTCGCCGGCGCCTCGGTGACCATGCTGCCCAGCTCAGCGGCCCAGGGCTTCCGCCTCGATCCGGCCCAACTGGAGGCAGCCATCACTCCAGCAAGCAAGTTGCTTGTGCTCAACAGCCCCGGCAATCCCACCGGCATGGTGCTGAGCCGGCCGGAACTGGAGGCGATTGCCGAAGTGCTGCGCCGCCATCCCCAGGTGGCCGTGGTGTGCGATGAGATCTACGAGTTCCTGCTGGCTCCCGGCCACGTCCACCACAGCTTTGCCGCCGTGGCTCCAGACCTAGCCGATCGCGTCTTCACGGTCAATGGCTTCGCCAAGGGCTGGGCCATGACCGGCTGGCGCCTTGGCTGGCTGGCCGGCCCCCAGCCGGTGGTGGCCGCCGCCAGTGCCCTGCAGAGCCAGAGCACGAGCAACGTTTGCAGTTTTGCCCAGTTCGGCGCCCTGGCCGCCATCGAAGCGCCCCGCGACTGCGTGCACGCCATGGCGGCCCAGTTCAACGAGCGCCGCAGCCTGCTCAGCGCGGGGCTGATGGCCATCGAAGGCTTGCAACTGCTGGCGCCGGAAGGGGCGTTCTATGCCTTCCCCGATGTCAGCGGCTTCGGCCTCGATTCAATGACCCTGTGCAACCGGCTGCTCGATGAAGTGGGCCTGGCGGTGGTGCCAGGGGTTGCCTTCGGAGACGACCGCTGCATTCGGCTGTCCTGCGCTGTTGGCCCTGCCACGATTGAGGATGGCTTGGAGCG
- a CDS encoding DUF6737 family protein, translating into MNHPASIWEMKPWWCQPWSILLTGAVVVAGSWVLLQRWWITAPVALGVLAWWLLFLVVVPARYHAELRAAEGSDKL; encoded by the coding sequence ATGAACCACCCTGCGTCGATTTGGGAGATGAAACCCTGGTGGTGCCAGCCTTGGAGCATCTTGCTCACCGGTGCGGTTGTGGTGGCAGGGAGCTGGGTGCTGCTTCAGCGTTGGTGGATCACCGCGCCTGTAGCCCTAGGGGTGCTGGCTTGGTGGCTGCTTTTTCTGGTTGTGGTACCGGCTCGCTATCATGCCGAATTGCGGGCTGCTGAAGGATCAGACAAACTTTGA
- the mfd gene encoding transcription-repair coupling factor, with protein sequence MPLTALVRQLQQVPLTGEVLLRLQRADRLRLSGAGRSARALVSSALAGAAEAPLLVLVPTLEEAGRWAALLELMGWNSCQLYPTSEGSPYEPFDPTSEITWGQLQVLSELLDAPRRLAIVATERALQPHLPPPETLQAQCLSLRKGDTIDLEQLATTLSRLGYERVPTIEQEGSWSRRGDIVDVFPVSAELPVRLELFGEELEKLREFDPASQRSLDAIEVVRLTPTGYGPLIADALRESMPDGLEQMLSPEALEQLLEGGTPEGMRRLMGLAWQQPASLLDYLPPHTLIAIDERRHCLSHGQQWFDHACDHYADVVQELELEASAAPTILPPLLHRPAADALEQAEVFAGFDLAELHETDQHPNSFDLASRSVPAYPNAFGKLAGLVKGFVAEKATVWLLSAQPSRAVALLEEHDCITRFVPNPADFPAIDRLVEQATPVALKTKGTAELEGLQLPAWRLVLITDREFFGQHALAASGYVRRRRKAASRTVDPGKMQPGDFVVHRNHGVGKFLKLEKLAIGGESRDYLVVQYADGLLRVAADQLGSLGRYRASTDAPPDLNRMGGTAWAKAKERAKKAVRKVAVDLVKLYAERHQAPGFAFPADGPWQHELEDSFPYEPTPDQVKAIADVKRDMEQPQPMDRLVCGDVGFGKTEVAIRAIFKAVTAGKQVAMLAPTTVLAQQHWRSLSERFAPYPMKVSLLNRFRTTAERKTILEGLGAGTVDVVVGTHQLLSKSTGFKQLGLLVVDEEQRFGVNQKEKIKALRKDVDVLTLSATPIPRTLYMSLSGVREMSLITTPPPLRRPIKTHLAALDEEAVRSAIRQELDRGGQIFYVVPRVEGIEDVASGLRLMIPGLRLLVAHGQMAEGELESAMVAFNAGEADLMLCTTIVESGLDIPRVNTILIEDAHKFGLAQLYQLRGRVGRSGIQAHAWLFYPGNASLSEAARQRLRAIQEFAQLGSGYQLAMRDMEIRGVGNLLGVEQSGQMETIGFDLYMEMLQESLAEIQGQDIPVVEDTQIDLPVTAFIPGDWITENDEKIAAYRAAAECGGKEELLELATGWVDRYGAIPAPVISLLQLMELKLVAKRCGFSRIKPEKPNIALETPMEEPAFRLLRQGLPQHLHGRLVFQPGSGATAKVLARGLGVLPAEKQLEELMGWLNQMAEQIPGSDGLTEAQRREQLKARNEEVLAV encoded by the coding sequence ATGCCCCTCACCGCCCTGGTGCGCCAGCTGCAGCAGGTGCCCCTCACCGGCGAGGTATTGCTGCGTCTGCAGCGGGCCGACCGCCTGCGGCTCAGTGGGGCGGGGCGCAGTGCGCGGGCCCTGGTGAGCAGCGCCCTGGCTGGTGCTGCCGAGGCGCCCTTGCTGGTGCTAGTTCCCACCTTGGAGGAAGCGGGCCGCTGGGCAGCGCTGCTGGAGCTAATGGGGTGGAACAGCTGCCAGCTCTACCCCACCAGCGAGGGCAGCCCCTACGAGCCCTTTGACCCCACCAGCGAAATCACCTGGGGCCAGTTGCAGGTGCTCAGCGAACTGCTGGATGCCCCCCGCCGCCTGGCAATCGTGGCAACGGAAAGGGCCCTGCAGCCGCACCTGCCGCCGCCTGAAACCCTGCAGGCCCAGTGCCTGAGCCTGCGCAAGGGCGACACGATCGACCTTGAACAACTCGCCACCACCCTCAGCCGGCTCGGCTACGAACGGGTGCCCACCATCGAGCAGGAGGGCAGCTGGAGCCGGCGCGGCGACATCGTTGATGTGTTTCCGGTGAGTGCGGAGCTACCCGTGCGGCTGGAGCTGTTTGGCGAAGAACTGGAGAAACTGCGGGAATTCGATCCCGCTTCCCAGCGCTCCCTAGACGCCATCGAGGTGGTGCGGCTCACACCCACCGGCTACGGCCCCCTGATCGCCGATGCCCTGCGCGAGTCGATGCCGGATGGGCTCGAGCAAATGCTCAGCCCGGAAGCCCTCGAGCAGCTACTCGAAGGGGGCACCCCGGAGGGCATGCGGCGGCTGATGGGCCTGGCCTGGCAGCAGCCGGCCTCCCTGCTGGATTATTTGCCGCCCCACACCCTGATTGCTATCGATGAGCGGCGCCACTGCCTCTCCCATGGCCAGCAGTGGTTTGACCACGCCTGCGACCACTACGCCGACGTGGTGCAGGAGCTGGAACTAGAAGCCAGCGCGGCGCCAACGATCCTGCCGCCGCTCCTGCATCGCCCCGCGGCAGACGCCCTGGAGCAGGCGGAGGTGTTTGCCGGTTTCGATCTGGCCGAGCTACACGAAACCGACCAGCACCCCAACAGCTTTGACCTGGCCTCCCGCTCGGTGCCGGCCTACCCCAATGCCTTCGGCAAGCTGGCGGGGCTGGTGAAGGGCTTTGTGGCCGAGAAAGCCACGGTCTGGCTGCTGTCGGCCCAGCCCTCGCGGGCGGTAGCCCTGCTGGAGGAACACGACTGCATCACCCGCTTCGTGCCCAATCCCGCCGACTTTCCGGCCATCGACCGACTGGTGGAGCAGGCCACGCCGGTGGCCCTGAAAACCAAGGGCACCGCCGAGCTCGAAGGGCTGCAGCTACCGGCCTGGCGGCTGGTGCTGATCACCGACCGGGAGTTCTTTGGCCAGCACGCCCTAGCCGCCAGCGGCTACGTGCGCCGGCGCCGCAAGGCTGCCAGCCGCACCGTGGATCCGGGCAAGATGCAGCCGGGCGATTTCGTGGTGCATCGCAACCACGGCGTCGGCAAGTTTCTGAAGCTGGAAAAGCTGGCGATCGGCGGCGAATCCCGCGACTACCTGGTGGTGCAATACGCCGACGGCCTATTGCGGGTGGCCGCCGACCAGCTGGGCAGCCTCGGCCGGTACCGCGCCAGCACCGATGCGCCTCCAGACCTAAACCGCATGGGCGGCACGGCCTGGGCCAAGGCCAAGGAGCGCGCCAAAAAGGCCGTGCGCAAGGTGGCGGTGGATCTGGTCAAGCTCTACGCCGAGCGCCACCAGGCACCGGGCTTCGCCTTCCCCGCCGACGGCCCCTGGCAGCACGAGCTCGAAGACTCCTTCCCCTATGAGCCCACCCCCGACCAGGTGAAGGCCATCGCCGATGTCAAGCGGGATATGGAGCAGCCCCAGCCGATGGACCGGCTGGTGTGCGGCGACGTCGGCTTCGGCAAAACGGAGGTGGCGATCCGGGCCATCTTCAAGGCGGTCACGGCGGGCAAGCAGGTGGCGATGCTGGCCCCCACCACGGTGCTGGCGCAGCAGCACTGGCGCTCCCTTTCGGAGCGCTTTGCGCCCTACCCGATGAAGGTGAGCCTGCTAAATCGCTTCCGCACCACCGCCGAACGCAAAACAATCCTGGAAGGGTTGGGCGCAGGCACGGTCGATGTGGTGGTGGGTACCCACCAGCTGCTCTCCAAAAGCACCGGCTTCAAGCAGCTGGGTCTGCTGGTGGTGGATGAGGAGCAGCGCTTTGGCGTCAACCAGAAAGAAAAGATCAAGGCGCTGAGAAAAGACGTAGACGTGCTGACCCTTTCCGCCACGCCGATCCCCCGCACCCTCTACATGAGCCTCTCCGGCGTGCGGGAGATGAGCCTGATCACCACACCACCGCCGCTGCGCCGGCCAATCAAGACCCACCTAGCCGCCCTCGATGAGGAGGCGGTGCGCAGCGCCATCCGCCAGGAGCTCGACCGCGGCGGCCAGATCTTTTACGTGGTGCCGCGGGTGGAGGGTATCGAAGACGTGGCCTCCGGCCTGCGGCTAATGATCCCGGGCCTGCGGCTGCTGGTCGCCCACGGCCAGATGGCAGAAGGCGAGCTGGAGAGCGCCATGGTGGCCTTCAACGCCGGCGAAGCCGACCTGATGCTCTGCACCACGATCGTGGAGAGCGGCCTCGACATCCCCCGGGTGAACACGATCCTGATCGAGGACGCCCACAAATTCGGCCTGGCCCAGCTTTATCAGCTGCGGGGCCGGGTGGGCCGCAGCGGTATCCAGGCCCATGCCTGGCTGTTTTATCCCGGCAATGCTTCCCTCAGCGAAGCGGCACGGCAACGGCTGCGGGCGATTCAGGAATTCGCCCAGCTGGGTTCTGGCTACCAGCTGGCCATGCGCGATATGGAGATCCGGGGCGTCGGCAACCTGCTGGGGGTGGAGCAGAGCGGCCAGATGGAAACCATCGGCTTCGACCTTTATATGGAGATGCTGCAGGAATCGCTGGCTGAAATCCAGGGCCAGGACATCCCAGTGGTGGAAGACACCCAGATCGACCTGCCAGTGACCGCCTTCATCCCAGGCGACTGGATCACGGAAAACGACGAGAAGATCGCCGCCTACCGGGCCGCCGCCGAGTGTGGCGGCAAGGAGGAGTTGCTGGAGCTGGCCACCGGCTGGGTGGATCGCTACGGCGCCATTCCGGCGCCGGTGATCTCGCTGTTGCAGCTGATGGAGCTGAAGCTGGTGGCCAAGCGCTGCGGCTTCTCGCGTATCAAGCCGGAAAAACCCAACATCGCCCTGGAAACCCCCATGGAGGAGCCCGCCTTCCGCCTACTGCGCCAGGGCCTGCCCCAGCACCTCCATGGCCGCCTGGTGTTTCAGCCCGGATCGGGCGCCACCGCCAAGGTGCTGGCCCGGGGCCTGGGGGTGCTGCCTGCTGAGAAGCAGCTCGAGGAGCTGATGGGCTGGCTCAACCAAATGGCGGAGCAAATCCCAGGCAGCGACGGCCTCACCGAAGCCCAGCGGCGCGAGCAGCTCAAGGCCCGCAACGAAGAGGTGTTGGCGGTCTAG
- a CDS encoding PAS domain S-box protein — MATEQSQSESTADSVQPTIESLQNGDRPFVLADSLGQVVSINQAFQQTYGWTEDQLRGQSLSLILPGAFQMSHQLGFSRFQATEQSTILAHPLRLKTVCADGSELVSEHFILGEKTEAGWIFGATLTPLPDGTETDA; from the coding sequence TTGGCTACTGAACAGTCCCAGTCTGAGAGCACTGCCGATTCAGTTCAACCCACTATTGAATCCCTGCAGAACGGAGATAGGCCCTTCGTATTGGCCGATTCCTTAGGGCAAGTGGTTTCGATTAACCAGGCTTTCCAGCAGACCTACGGCTGGACTGAAGATCAGTTGCGCGGCCAATCCCTGAGCCTGATCTTGCCGGGTGCTTTTCAGATGTCTCATCAGTTGGGCTTTTCGCGCTTCCAGGCAACGGAGCAGTCCACAATCCTTGCGCACCCATTGCGCCTAAAAACCGTCTGCGCCGACGGCAGTGAGTTGGTGTCTGAACATTTCATCTTGGGGGAAAAGACCGAGGCTGGCTGGATTTTTGGGGCCACCCTCACCCCCTTGCCAGACGGCACGGAGACTGATGCCTAA
- the ispG gene encoding (E)-4-hydroxy-3-methylbut-2-enyl-diphosphate synthase has product MTGTPARYDTLIHRRQTRSVRVGDIWIGSDHPVAVQSMINEDTLDIKGATAGIRRLHEVGCEIVRLTVPSLAHAKAVKEIRQRLEDTYQPVPLVADVHHNGMKIALEVAQHVDKVRINPGLFVFDKPDPNRTEFSPEEVSAIGERIAETFEPLVQLLKQQDKALRIGVNHGSLAERMLFSYGDTPLGMVESAMEFIRICDRLDFHNIVVSMKASRAPVMMAAYRMMADRMDAEGFPYPLHLGVTEAGDGDYGRIKSTAGIAPLLAEGLGDTIRVSLTEAPEKEIPVCYSILQALGLRKTMVEYVACPSCGRTLFNLEEVLHKVRNATSHLTGLDIAVMGCIVNGPGEMADADYGYVGKIPGTISLYRGRQEIRRVPEAEGVAALIALIQEDGRWVDP; this is encoded by the coding sequence ATGACCGGCACCCCGGCTCGCTACGACACCCTGATTCACCGGCGCCAGACCCGCAGCGTGCGGGTGGGAGATATCTGGATCGGCAGCGACCATCCGGTGGCGGTGCAGTCGATGATCAACGAGGACACCCTCGATATCAAAGGGGCTACGGCCGGCATCCGGCGGCTGCATGAAGTCGGTTGCGAAATCGTGCGACTTACGGTGCCTTCCCTGGCCCACGCCAAGGCGGTAAAAGAAATTCGCCAGCGGCTGGAAGATACCTACCAGCCGGTGCCACTGGTGGCCGATGTCCACCACAACGGCATGAAGATTGCCCTGGAGGTTGCCCAGCACGTCGACAAGGTGCGGATCAACCCGGGTCTGTTTGTGTTTGACAAGCCCGACCCAAATCGCACCGAATTCAGTCCCGAGGAGGTGTCTGCCATCGGTGAGCGCATCGCCGAAACGTTTGAACCGCTGGTGCAATTGCTCAAGCAGCAGGACAAGGCCCTGCGCATCGGTGTCAACCATGGCTCCCTGGCTGAGCGGATGTTGTTCAGCTACGGCGACACGCCCCTGGGCATGGTGGAGAGCGCCATGGAATTCATCCGCATCTGCGACCGGCTCGACTTCCACAACATCGTGGTGTCAATGAAGGCTTCGCGGGCGCCGGTGATGATGGCCGCCTACCGCATGATGGCCGATCGCATGGATGCGGAGGGCTTCCCCTACCCCCTGCATTTGGGAGTCACCGAGGCAGGCGATGGCGACTACGGGCGAATTAAAAGTACCGCCGGCATTGCGCCCCTTCTGGCTGAGGGGCTGGGCGACACGATTCGCGTCTCGCTCACCGAAGCGCCGGAGAAGGAAATTCCTGTTTGCTATTCGATCCTGCAAGCCTTGGGGCTTCGCAAGACGATGGTGGAATACGTGGCCTGTCCCAGCTGCGGCCGCACCCTGTTCAACCTCGAGGAGGTGCTGCACAAGGTGCGCAACGCCACGTCCCATCTCACCGGCCTCGATATCGCCGTGATGGGTTGCATCGTTAATGGGCCGGGCGAAATGGCCGATGCCGACTACGGCTATGTGGGCAAGATCCCTGGCACCATTTCCCTCTACCGGGGCCGCCAGGAGATTCGCCGGGTGCCGGAGGCCGAGGGAGTGGCAGCCCTGATCGCCCTGATTCAGGAGGATGGTCGCTGGGTTGATCCCTGA
- a CDS encoding S41 family peptidase, whose product MASPRTSLLVLVGIGACAATAVVAREVVTPPGGSSRISDSPKEVIDQTWQIVFRDYLDINGKYKPEQWRSLRRDVLAKSYGSTKEAYEAIRGMLGSLDDPYTRFLDPREFKEMQIDTSGELSGVGIQLSLDKETKNLVVVSPIEGSPASRAGVQPKDVIMAIDGKSTKGMSTEDAVKLIRGQAGTSVTLTLKRKAQTLEVPLTRERIELHAVDHQINTSADGVKVGYIRLKQFNATATKDMRQAVKDLEEKGAQGYVLDLRSNPGGLLMASVEIARQWLNEGTIVSTKTRDGIQDVKRANGRALTSKPMVVLVNEGSASASEILSGALQDNNRAVLVGQKTFGKGLVQSVRGLSDGSGMTVTIAKYLTPSGRDIHKHGIDPDVTAKMTELEAQRLKLEDLGTKKDSQYRVAETTLVKRLRNANTVEKAYNPRSANVPAAVAPQGSSAP is encoded by the coding sequence ATGGCCAGCCCCCGCACCAGCCTGCTCGTGCTGGTCGGTATTGGTGCTTGTGCGGCCACTGCGGTCGTGGCCAGGGAAGTGGTGACCCCTCCCGGGGGTTCTTCCCGCATTAGCGACAGCCCCAAGGAAGTGATCGACCAGACCTGGCAGATCGTCTTCCGCGATTACCTCGATATCAACGGCAAGTACAAGCCAGAGCAATGGCGCAGCCTGCGGCGTGACGTGCTGGCCAAGAGTTATGGCAGTACTAAGGAGGCCTACGAAGCTATCCGGGGCATGCTCGGCAGCCTCGATGATCCCTACACCCGTTTTCTCGATCCAAGGGAATTCAAAGAGATGCAGATCGACACCTCCGGAGAACTCTCCGGGGTGGGAATTCAGCTGAGCCTGGATAAGGAAACAAAAAATCTGGTGGTGGTGTCACCTATTGAAGGTTCGCCCGCATCTAGGGCTGGCGTACAGCCCAAGGATGTGATTATGGCGATCGACGGCAAGTCGACCAAGGGCATGAGCACCGAGGATGCCGTCAAGCTGATCCGAGGTCAGGCTGGCACCTCCGTGACCCTCACCCTCAAGCGCAAGGCTCAGACCCTGGAGGTGCCCCTTACTCGGGAGCGCATTGAGCTCCATGCCGTTGACCACCAGATCAACACCAGTGCCGATGGCGTCAAGGTGGGATATATCCGCCTTAAGCAATTCAATGCCACCGCCACCAAGGACATGCGCCAGGCGGTGAAGGACCTCGAAGAGAAGGGGGCCCAGGGCTATGTGCTCGATCTGCGCAGCAACCCAGGCGGCCTGCTGATGGCAAGCGTAGAGATTGCTCGCCAGTGGCTAAATGAGGGCACGATCGTGTCCACCAAAACCCGTGACGGCATCCAGGATGTCAAGCGCGCCAACGGCCGCGCCCTCACCAGCAAGCCCATGGTGGTGCTGGTGAATGAGGGTTCAGCTAGCGCCAGTGAAATTCTCTCCGGCGCCCTGCAGGACAACAACCGGGCGGTGTTGGTGGGCCAGAAAACCTTCGGCAAGGGCTTGGTGCAGTCGGTGCGGGGGCTATCCGATGGCTCCGGCATGACCGTGACCATCGCCAAATACCTCACCCCCAGTGGCCGGGACATCCACAAGCACGGCATCGACCCTGATGTGACGGCGAAGATGACTGAGCTCGAGGCCCAGCGCCTCAAGCTCGAGGATCTCGGCACCAAGAAGGACAGCCAATACCGGGTGGCGGAAACCACGCTGGTGAAACGGCTTCGCAATGCCAACACTGTGGAGAAGGCCTACAACCCCCGCAGCGCCAATGTGCCGGCGGCCGTTGCCCCTCAGGGCTCCAGCGCGCCATAG